The Meleagris gallopavo isolate NT-WF06-2002-E0010 breed Aviagen turkey brand Nicholas breeding stock chromosome 20, Turkey_5.1, whole genome shotgun sequence DNA window GTTATTAGAGTCCCATtctcttgatatttttttcatattttatatgCTACTTGAGATGTTTTATGCCAGTCTAGACTTTCAGCCACCTAAAATGGCTCAAAAACAATTTTCAACTCTCACAAAACCCCCAAGATTTCACAAGCAGATGAACATATCTGTCAGGATAAACAGCACAAACATTTACACCACATTTcaataagtattttaaatttgtCACATGCATATATTTTGATTCTTAACCGACTGCAATTTTGAACACTGACCTGCTGTCATCAAAAATCACAACTGGTTCATCTGTAGACTTTCGAGCATTTCTGCCCAGGAATGAAGGCATGTATCCCAGTTTTCCTTCAGAGAAACAGCAATGAAAGGGTGATTAGGTCAGCACTGACATGCAAGGGTCCCACTCTCTCATCATATCCGCACTGTAACTTTGCTTCCATGTTCACTATCTATACATACCATTTAATAACATAAGGGAAGTTCTATTtcttaaagcaaacaaatattttaataagatCCATTGTAGTTACATTTCTAGTTATTACTACATTAAtaaatccttaaaaaaatagTACAGGACAACAGAACACAGTATGCATTGGGAGTTATTTAACAATCTAGTAAGCTCTAATTTTCCCTGAATGGagatagaaaaacaaagcagcaccTATACGTAACTTCTGCAGCATTCACTCATTTCATAAAAATTAAAGGTGCACATTGGAATACCATATaaatcaaaggaaaagagatgtaCTACAGTAGAAGCTTTATAAAATAAACTGATCAATAAGCTTTCTTGTTAAATAACTCATTTAGTAAAACTCAATTACCTTTTGAGTTCTTAGAAACCTTCAGATTTTTAGACTTCCCCAAAACATCATTTAGACTTCGAAGATTCTTTTGCTTCCCATCCTGCATTGTAGTACTGTCATTACTCTGGCTTGAATGTAAAATTATTACTGAATTctagaggaaaaggaaacaaatttagaaaggaaacaatttttcctccttcattaGCAATACAATTTAGTGACAGGTACTGAGGGAACTGCTACAGAGCCTAGAAGCTACCAAACATCATCTGAAGATTAATGAAGTTACGGAGTAGTGTTACCTACACAGAAGCAATACACAGAATAAGATACCCAACGTATAAGCAAAGCCCCAAATTACTCCCCCTCAATGAAGATGCCTACAGCATACACACCTGGAACAGACACCTTGCTGTCCATCAGGTCAGAGAAACAGCCACTTCTAAAGCATGACCTCCTGCTGCGTTCCACAGCTCTGCATCAGCCTGTGCTTCCCAGCCTGGCAGTTACGTAGCTGACATTCACTGTACTATTTTATCTACCttattttatactttaaaaaaatgcttttaagaaGCATTTTTGCTGCTTAACAAAGTCACAAGAACTTGAGAATGTTTCCCTTTATAAAGTACATAAGCTTACTTCACTTTCTtgcaatgttttcctttcagcaaGAGCTTGCTGCCGAGACGAACGCCTCACAGGAGCTGGTGAGTCCTTGTTGACCTTTGATCTGTTGTGCCTTATAGCCTTTGCTTTTTCAACCAGCTGTTTGGCTTTGGATATGTTTTTAGAAGTAGAGCTTATCTATTGACAAATAAAGTACAAAATAACCAAGATATCCAGCAATTAATAGCAATACCTCCATTAGATGTTTCACATTATATCATCTCTAACAAATGATTTCTAATCAACTTTTGATTGCATCAGGAAGAAAGTGAAACAATTAGGAGGAGCAAACTAAGGGGGAAATGGGAGCACCTACAGGGGATTCTCCTGGTCATCCACTGGACAATCTGAGAGGATTCCACAGGAATCCACAGGAGATCTGGGCAGTGATGTTCTTAAGCATAATGTGTTCTGCTGTGCCCAAACACTGCATCCCACCTTGAGAACTTGTCAAAGATGAGCATGCTATCCTATCAGATTTGTtatgaaaagcagcttttatgAATATAACATAACATTTTAAAGTGAAAGATGCAGTAACTGTACAAGAAGCTAGCTTAAATTCTATAGCAAATTCCAGTAATGCTCTCTTTCAATTGGACACCTGGGTACTACCATGCTTTATTATATTAGACAATTTGAATGTTAACAATTAGATGCATATAGTAAATGACAACAGACTGAAACACAAGCTGTTACATGAATTACCTTTATATTTTTGGAGTTAAGCTCTTCATTATTCATTGCTTCAcctttatttgattttatagTTGCATTGATCCGTGTAAACCTCATTCTAATTAGGGAAAAGTGTTATGAAATCATTACTTTTTAATGAAAGGAATTATAACTACAACTTTCTCTTAAAATActtgcaggaaaacaaaacaaagtgcaaAAGGCCAGAACATATTCCAAAACACTTACCTTATTGGGCTGTTCTCATCAGAGGGCACTGTAATCACCTCAGCCTTATacacattgctttttttcaaatactgcCTGCTTGCCTTTGGTGTGGAAGTCTGTACAGGCCACACGCTTTCATCCTCAGAATAGGTACTTCTAATTCTGTTTTTTGGGGTGTAATAGTTTTGGATGTGTTAGTTTTCTTTTGCCTTAGGCTCCTCCTCAACTCATTCACTTTTGGACTAGATGGAATTCTTACATCTAAGTTACTTTCCTTCATCTGATCGTTACCTACTGATTCTTTATCTTCGTTATAACTGCTAGTActtgaaacacatttttctttagctCCCAAAGCCTTGTTTCTTTTACTTCcctttttctgaaactttttaggtcttttgtttttacttctaGTGTTTTCAGGACTAGAATGCATGTGTTTGTCCACATCATCTTCTGGTAGCCCACCTTCTAATACCTTATTTAAAACATTGTCACCTTCGGgtccttttttgtcttttgaagaCTTTCCAATtacttgctttgctttcccagGTGCCTTTTTAACTCCACTTTTTCTTACATCTGATGTTGGTTGCCTAAATGCTTTCATGAACTGATGCCTTTCTTCCAGAGTAGATTTCATCTTCAAAGAATCTGATCCTGCAGTCTCTAGTATAGCTAACTCCAATTCCTCTTCCTCAATGACTAcattagattttcttttctgagtaaCCTGCTCAGTTTGTTCACTCTCCAGAAGAGGTgggctgctttcttcttctacATATACTTTCTGCTTCAAAAAAATGGAAGCTATTTTCTTAGAACCTCTTTGCTCATTACGTAAAGAAGTTGATCTGGGGGGAATGGAGTGAACTTGTGCAAGAACAGTTACTGTTCTCAGTGGTAGCTGCTGAGATTCCTCACACTTCTCAGGGTCACTAGTACTACCACTTTGGTCCATTTCATTTACTGTAACAGAACTGTCCAGCATTGGCTTTGTGCCTTCTTCAACATCCTCTACATAATTTTCTCCTTGGCTTTTCAGGAAGTCCTCAAATGATACTGTTACTATACTGTCATTTGCCTGAGATGTCTTATCATCTGTATGTACTTCAAAACTTGAGTCACTAATAACAACAGCACATTCTGCCACTTCAGGAGATAccttctttctcttatttttagtttcttttctaCACTTTTTATTCAGCTGGTTCTCAAATGAAAAACTCCCAGACGAATCCACATTtactttgttcttccttttccttgtttttcttatcctatttttgttgcatttatttCAGGACCAACTTTACCAATTTTAACATAGATGTCTGCATCTGAGAAGTTCTCACTTTGCTTATTATCTTCAGCTAATTCTCCTCCACCTTTCTGGTCACCTAAAGCACAGGCAGCTATGAAATCATCACTATCTTCTTTTAGCCTCGTTGCTCCTATGCTGTCATCACAATTAATTTCTATTATGTGTTCATTCTCCGATTCTTTCATCTCCTTTCGCTTATTATTTAAATGagctctcttccttttcctcttcagctTTGAAGGTGCTACATAACAATCCTGGTCATCACTGAACTCCGCTGCAATTCCCCCAGCTACTGCTGGAGCTTTCTCAGCCACAGGCGTCTTTTTAAAGTAATCCAATATATTGCTGGCTCTTGGAGGCGATGATGCTTTACCCCCTGCTTTTGCTAACGGTGAGAAATACCTCGTGATTGTTTTCACATCTTCCTCTCGCCGTTTCTTGCGCggctataagaaaaaaaagctccGCATTAACCTTGGCTATTAAAACCTTGCAAAGATGTGCTCCGGTTACATCAGGCACGGAATCCGAGTTTGTGCAGTGACGTTTGTGCTCCCGTGAAAGACACGGAACTTACGTGGGTCCCCcgcgcacacacacactcgACCCCGTCCTCCCAATCCTCCCCAGCTCGACGTGACGGAGCTGCCGATTCACAACAGCGGAACGTCCCCGCTCCGACCCCGGCACCTCCAGCGCCTTATGGACCGTCAGCGCAGCCCTGCGGCCGGGATTGGGAGCTGCCCGGGTCGTCCGGCCCCACAGCTAGACGCTGCCGGCGCGGAACTCCTGCCGGGACGGTGAGGGCACACAGAAGCACGGCAGGGAAACGGCTCCGCCGAGCAGGCCGCACAGAGCGGCGCACAACGAAGCGCAGCGCGGCGCACAGCCGGAGCGCCGCTCGCCGNNNNNNNNNNNNNNNNNNNNNNNNNNNNNNNNNNNNNNNNNNNNNNNNNNNNNNNNNNNNNNNNNNNNNNNNNNNNNNNNNNNNNNNNNNNNNNNNNNNNNNNNNNNNNNNNNNNNNNNNNNNNNNNNNNNNNNNNNNNNNNNNNNNNNNNNNNNNNNNNNNNNNNNNNNNNNNNNNNNNNNNNNNNNNNNNNNNNNNNNNNNNNNNNNNNNNNNNNNNNNNNNNNNNNNNNNNNNNNNNNNNNNNNNNNNNNNNNNNNNNNNNNNNNNNNNNNNNNNNNNNNNNNNNNNNNNNNNNNNNNNNNNNNNNNNNNNNNNNNNNNNNNNNNNNNNNNNNNNNNNNNNNNNNNNNNNNNNNNNNNNNNNNNNNNNNNNNNNNNNNNNNNNNNNNNNNNNNNNNNNNNNNNNNNNNNNNNNNNNNNNNNNNNNNNNNNNNNNNNNNNNNNNNNNNNNNNNNNNNNNNNNNNNNNNNNNNNNNNNNNNNNNNNNNNNNNNNNNNNNNNNNNNNNNNNNNNNNNNNNNNNNNNNNNNNNNNNNNNNNNNNNNNNNNNNNNNNNNNNNNNNNNNNNNNNNNNNNNNNNNNNNNNNNNNNNNNNNNNNNNNNNNNNNNNNNNNNNNNNNNNNNNNNNNNNNNNNNNNNNNNNNNNNNNNNNNGATCCGCCTACAGGCGGCGCTGTGGGCCGGGCGGCGGCTCCGTGAGCGAGGCTCGCTTCGTGTCCCCCGAGCGCCGCGCTTCCTTTTCTGTGAGGCGCCGGCAGAGCCGGGAAGCCGAGCTGTGCGGCGGTTCGGAGAACGACCTGAAGAGGAAATGCGCTTCGCTTGGCCTGAGGGCTTCCTGCGATGGCTGCCGGTAGTTGCGGTGCTGTTACGCATAGCGATGTGCACGGCGCAGCGCTTCCTCATCTGCACGGGGTAGAAACGcccagaggaaaataaatacttctgatTTTGTACCTTAGTTCAGGGGTGCACAAATGCTTTTGGTTCCCTAAAAGTCAGATCCGGCACGTTTGCCAGCATCGCGATGAATGCGTGTAGGAACTTCTGTGCTCTGCCTCTCCCCAAAGCCGGCCCCACCTGCTGGCCCCGCAGCACCACCGGCAGCACCCAGAGGTCGGGGGCTGTTCAGAGCGGTTGAAAAGAGAGGAGCTTCAGTGGGACTTCAAAAATGCAGTGGAGGGATGGGATCCGGGAGAGTGCGTCTGTGTAGTTCTTCATGCAGTTATGAGGAGTCACCTTCAGACTTTTGTGACCAGAAGAATTCCTTGGCTGCAGTAGGAATAATCCAATTTGCACGTAACTCAAGTCTCAGCAGTTAAGCTTGGCGTGCTCAGCTCCTGTGCCCTTCCTCTGGTCCAGACTCGTTTCCTTGCCTCCTCCCCTCTGTGCCTGCACTGTACATAATGACACCTTCTTACTGACTGTTTGTGAGCCTTTTTCTAAAGCTGACTTGATGCAGAAGTTTTCCTGCACAGATGAGGTGGCTCAGAGAAGTACAGGATGTGAATGCTCTTTGCCTTTGTCCTGAATCCTTCTTTTTACCCGAATTTAGATCAGAGAAAGTGCAACATTGACCAGAGATGTACTTGAGCAAcattttaatgatttaaaaGGGACCCTAAAGAAGCTGTTGGATGAGCGACTGatgtcactgctgcaggaagtgGATACTATAGAACAAGACAGCATCAAACCGCTGGACGAATGCCAGAAGCTAATAGAGCATGGAGTCAGCACAGCTGATGATCTGCTCCGGGAAGGTAAGGCAGGACCTGTGCTAAGTCTTAGTTCTGCCTTCCAGTATGTCTTCTCTCAGAGTCAGGAGCGTTCCTGTTACAGTCAGCATGTTTAGCTTGTTCTGCATTCCTCTcaaatgaaatgctaaaaagGGACTAAACTTGGGTAGGCTCATGAGAAGTTACCTcctgttttaatttcattccaCTCCTGGGCTGTTGCCCTCTCTTAAGGACTGAGAGCATCTGCTTTTGGGCACAGGCCTTGCTTGCAGGAGCATCCTGCAACCTGCCACTCTAAAATGAACGCATCACACTGCTTTGAAACAAAGTACGTCTTGGGTGCCAAAATGACAAATTGTTTCTGTCTTATTAAATTAACAACTGACTCCAGTAGAATTTTAGTTGAGAAAAAATGTCAGTCTTGTGTGAGGATAAACTTCATCTGTGGTGGACCGATAGTTCTTACTACAGAGTGAAATGGAAATGACTTAATGCTCAGCTGAGTGAGTGAATGTCTGTAACTGACAGAGAGTCACCTGTAGCTTATTGGAACAGCAACTGAAGTAAGGATTGTTTTTTCCCTGATAAGTGTGATTATGTTACCAACAGTGTGGAGTGGACTGGCCACTATGTGGGAAAGGTTTCTGCAGTATTATAACAAAATGAGACACGTGGAATATCAGTGTAAGGGCCAGTTGGTCTGGATGGGCTTTGAAGGTCCTCTCTGGCTGAACTCTTCTGTTCCAAGTTTGTACCGTGCTGATGCTGAGCACCTAGCCAGAAAGGAATGCCACTCTTGACCATTCTGCCTACAGTATAGAACCTACTGGCAGCATGTCTGAGCCATCACTGTGTTGGCAGTTTCCTTGCATTGTTCTCATGTCTCAGCTTAAGTTTTCTTCTAACGTGGTCTCAGTTTCATGGACTGATGTGTATTGTGCAGTCTCCCATGGGTAGGAAATCCACCAACTTGCACTGAGATGTGAGTTCAGTGCTTAAAAAACGTGCTGGTTTGTAGCTCTACAATCCGTGTTCACAAGAATAGTGACGAACTTTAAGAGTGAATGTATTGGTTTATTTCTGGCACAGCTGGTAATCACCTTGTTTGTGTTCTGCATCTCAGGTTACTGAATGAAGGGTGGTGACACAGACGGCTGTTTTATATTGGTTTGTCAGATCTCACAGGAGCCTGATGAGCAGAGATTTCCCATGCTGTGGCTCTCTGTAGCAATATGAGCACTCCTAAGGCATGTCATTAAAATGAGCAGAGATTGCCTGTGAGTCAGAAAAGAGTTTAGCCTGCACGTTTATTAAATCTCTTGCTGCCAATTATGACATTTGCGTTTTGTTAGAGATCTGCAATGTTTGCAATCCTCCATTTGGAATAGAAGTGAGCTGCCTGTGTTGTAAATTCCCATAAAGTCATCAGATGGATCATGCATCTCTGCAAGCTGGACACTATTTTATATGGAAAGCCCATGGTGAGGTTTCTGTTCATCTCCACACTTCAATCCATGGATTACTTCATTCATTATGACAATACTGACCTTACTCTGTAGCAAAGAGAACAGTggttgaaataattttttgcttttaggCTCCTGCTTTATGTCTTCTTTGCTCAGAGAAAGTATTCTGCCGCTTGTTTTAAAGTGGATGGAGAAAAGGATTAAGAATTCTGGTTTCTGGCATCTGACTCCAGTTTTGCTTCTGTCTGAGACCCGAGGCAAATTATTACATGCTACAGATGTGTCTGCAGGAAGCTTGAGAGCTTCAGATGTTGCTACGTAGGCTTTATGATGTTAACTATAATTGTATTTTCTAGCTGAGCGTCTAGCAAAAATGCTGAGAATGCTTCATGTTTAATTGGCTGTTCGTGTCAGAACTAGTTATTCTTTGAAGCAAAGAATGCCTTTCTTGGACATTTTTCTCATTAGGAATATTTTTACCATTTGATTCCAGGAGAGAGTGCAATCTGTGGAGATGTGGAACAACATAATGAAAAACTTTGCAGCTTTACAAAAAAAGCTTTACATATTCAGCTAGATAGGTAAGATACTGTCATTCTGAGCTGgtctgaggcagtggcacatGTGCTGGTCCTGAATAGGAGTTCTCTTATCCTTTGAAACCAACCCCCTCTGTTCCCCTGAGAGATTTACCCAAGCTGTTACTCTCCTCCTTACTTCATAGTGTTTCCCTGGGGTTGGCAGTCACCAAATGAAGTAGTTTTCAACCCACGTGTGCTCTGCAGCAATACAGGCTGTTTGTCTGTCAGTGGTGGAACTGCTCCCTGTGGAGCAGCCTGTGTTTCAGTGTTTACTGAGAAACAGACGGTCTGGTTAGGGCTGGGTGATTTCCGAGTCTCTAAGTTTGAAATGCACACGCCAATTCCTGCAGCTGTTCTCTCTTTGCAAAGTCTGTACAGATTAAAGTGTGTGGACAAAACATACATTTGTAGAAATTGGCTCCTTTCATTACAGCAAACTTTCCTTTCTCAGCTTACCAGAAGTGCCCTCCTTGGTCGATGTGCCTTGTTTATCTGCCCAGCTGGATGACTGTCTTCTTACTATACTGAGAAATCAGATATTCAGACATGGGACTGTAGCCTCTCGCCCACCTGTACAATTAGAGGAATTTGTTGAGAAGCCTGGAGGCATTTTAGTCCGATGGTGTAAGGTAGGTAAAGTATCCAGGGTGAAAATCATTCAGACTTCAGCTTTCTTGAAAGAAACTTGACAAAGCCACTTTTCTCTGGATTTCCTCGTGCCTTCAAAGGAATACTGCACTCCAGTGTGTAATTAAAAACTTCAGAAGAGGTTTTTATCCCAATGGCCACATTTAAAAGCCAGGTAGTGTAGTGATGTGTTTGGTGCTGAGGTTCGTGTCTGCCTGAAAGGTCACCTCTGCCAGGTAGTGCACTAATGCTCCTGGGCTGTGCACTCCCCTTCCCTGTCTATGGAAGAGTCTGGAGGAACAGCTGGGAATGCTGCCTGTCTTTTCTCCCTGTGCTTAAACCAGCACTGGAAGGGCTTCCTTCATATACTCTTCCCACTAAACATGCCAACAGTAATGTGTCTGTGATGATGTCGTACAGACAAGACTGAGGAAtcatggtgtgtgtgtgtttaagaGATGTGATTCCCACGGAGACCATtcgtgctgcagcactgtggtTCTCttgaagggcagcaaagctaAGTGCTGTCATTGAGGCTGGCCTTGGTTGCTGGGTGGTGCTGTCTTTCCCCTTCTGAAGACACCTTAGCAGACCAAGGATTATCATCCACACACCTCACCTAACCTGTTGTTAGGCTTTTATACCTAAACATGTCGGTGTTCTTAGGGAAActgaacagagagaaaaaataataatattggCATTAGCTGCTCAGGTAGTCTCTCTTTGATATACAGAAAGGTTTTTTGGTAAATCATTGCTGTGCTCTGGTGTGGTTCAGTTGTTGCTGGACAGCTCTGTGCTCGTGGCAGCACTGAAGGTGCTTtgttccagcagcagccagctgtcAGGCACTGTGCCTTGGCAGGGAGGTGGGTTCTGAGTGTAAAACCATAGGTGCTGCTGTCACACAcatctgttctttctgtgcCAAGAGGAGTGCCTTGAATTCGGCCATGCTTCAGTGGTCATGGAGCCTTTGTGAAAAAAGCCTTTTGACTTAGAGATACCAAAGAATTGGAAGCCATTCCCTGGCACTGTTCACTAAGGATAAGTGTGAACTCTCCTGGCTGTTAAAAGCTGTCACTGAATTTCCCATCCAAATTTGTGTTTGGCTTCAGCTTTTGCTCTGCTAGGCTGCAAAGCGTTGTGTTACCTGTTTCTTCTGTAGCTACTTTTAAACTGTGTTCACAGcaatcttctttctttcagttggTTTGGacactgattttgttttcagtgaggAATGCTTTCTGCTCTTTATTACGTAGTGACTCTGAACTGCCTCTGCTGACTGCCTGCAATGCTGTCGCTGTGCTTCAGAGCTGGAAGGAGAACAAGAGCAGCGTCCCTTACTAATGCAGGAAATGTTTCTCTAGGTGGATGACGACTTTGTACCACAAGATTACAGACTGCAGTGTCGTAAGAGCACTGCCAGTCACTTTGAAGATGTGTATGTCGGCTCAGAGACAGAGTTCATAGTGCTGCACATTGATCCTAACGTTGATTACCAGTTCAGAGTCTGTGCCCGAGGAGATGGACGGCAGGAGTGGAGCCCATGGAGCGTTCCTCAGATCGGCCGCACCACGCTAGTTCCCCACGGTATTCTTTCACTGCTGGTCGTCTTCTGCCTGTGTCATTGTGCAGCACTCCTGGAGGTCTATAGC harbors:
- the CRLF3 gene encoding cytokine receptor-like factor 3, which codes for MSLLQEVDTIEQDSIKPLDECQKLIEHGVSTADDLLREGESAICGDVEQHNEKLCSFTKKALHIQLDSLPEVPSLVDVPCLSAQLDDCLLTILRNQIFRHGTVASRPPVQLEEFVEKPGGILVRWCKVDDDFVPQDYRLQCRKSTASHFEDVYVGSETEFIVLHIDPNVDYQFRVCARGDGRQEWSPWSVPQIGRTTLVPHEWTAGLEGYSLSSRRNIALRNDSQSCGVLYSKAPTYFCGQTLTFRIETVGQPDRRDSLGVCVEQQNGYDSLQRDKAVCISTNGAVFVNGKEMTNQLPAVTSGSTVTFDMEVVQLGPPSTEGGNFKLRVTISSNNREVVFDWVLDQCCVSLYFGCSFSYPGWKVLVF